In Dama dama isolate Ldn47 chromosome X, ASM3311817v1, whole genome shotgun sequence, one genomic interval encodes:
- the SRPK3 gene encoding SRSF protein kinase 3 isoform X2 → MRGLRPGPRGAAARGTGAAGSAARMSASASGGGGGDSDSSSSSQASCGPESSGSELAPAAPAPQMLQGLLGSDDEEQEDPKDYCKGGYYPVKIGDLFNGRYHVVRKLGWGHFSTVWLCWDIQRKRFVALKVVKSAGHYTETAVDEIKLLKYVCMVLEVLGHQLLKWIIKSNYQGLPVPCVKSIVRQVLHGLDYLHTKCKIIHTDIKPENILLCVGDAYIRRLAAEATEWQQSGAPPPSRSTVSTAPQEVLTGKLSKNKRKKMRRKRKQQKRLLEERLRDLQKLEAMEAAAQAEDSGSRLEAGSGSTSSSGCHPGGAGADPSPASSSPAPGGNRSLSPGSQTSGFSGSLFSPASCSILSGSSNQREAGGLLSPSTPFGASNLLVNPLEPQNADKIKIKIADLGNACWVHKHFTEDIQTRQYRAVEVLIGAEYGPPADIWSTACMAFELATGDYLFEPHSGEDYSRDEDHIAHIVELLGDIPPAFALSGRYSREFFNRRGELRHIHNLKHWGLYEVLMEKYEWPLEQATQFSAFLLPMMEYIPEKRASAADCLQHPWLNP, encoded by the exons ATGCGCGGGCTGCGGCCAGGCCCCAGAGGAGCGGCCGCCCGGGGCACCGGAGCTGCGGGCAGCGCAGCCAGAATGAGCGCCAGCGcaagcggcggcggcggtggcgacagcgacagcagcagcag CTCGCAGGCCTCCTGCGGGCCCGAGTCCTCTGGCTCCGAACTGGCCCCTGCCGCCCCCGCGCCGCAGATGCTGCAGGGGCTGCTGGGCTCCGATGACGAGGAGCAGGAAGACCCCAAGGACTACTGCAAGG GCGGCTACTACCCTGTGAAAATCGGGGACCTGTTCAATGGGCGGTACCACGTGGTGCGCAAGCTGGGCTGGGGCCACTTCTCCACCGTCTGGCTCTGCTGGGACATCCA GCGCAAGCGTTTCGTGGCTCTCAAAGTGGTGAAGAGCGCGGGGCATTACACGGAGACAGCTGTAGATGAGATCAAGCTCCTGAAAT ATGTGTGCATGGTGTTGGAGGTCCTTGGCCACCAGCTGCTCAAGTGGATCATCAAGTCCAACTACCAGGGCCTGCCCGTGCCCTGTGTGAAGAGCATCGTGAGGCAG GTGCTGCACGGCCTGGATTACCTCCACACCAAGTGCAAGATCATCCACACAGATATCAAGCCCGAGAACATCCTGCTGTGTGTGGGGGATGCCTACATCCGGCGCCTGGCTGCTGAGGCCACAGAGTGGCAACAGTCAGGGGCACCACCCCCATCCCGCTCCACAG TCAGCACCGCCCCCCAGGAGGTCTTG ACGGGGAAGCTGTCTAAAAACAAGAGGAAGAAGATGCGGCGCAAGCGGAAACAGCAGAAGCGGCTGCTGGAGGAGCGGCTGCGTGACCTGCAGAAGCTGGAGGCCATGGAGGCCGCGGCCCAGGCCGAAG ACTCAGGCTCCAGACTTGAGGCGGGTAGCGGCTCCACGTCCTCTTCCGGTTGCCACCCGGGCGGTGCAGGGGCTGACCCCTCACCGGCCTCTTCGTCCCCGGCCCCTGGGGGCAACCGAAGCCTCAGTCCAGGCTCCCAGACCTCAGGCTTCTCCGGCTCCCTCTTCTCCCCCGCCTCGTGCTCCATCCTCTCAGGCTCATCCAACCAGCGGGAGGCCGGCGGCCTCCTCTCCCCCAGCA CACCGTTTGGTGCCTCCAACCTCCTGGTGAACCCCCTAGAGCCCCAAAATGCAGACAAGATCAAGATCAAGATCGCAGACCTGGGCAACGCCTGCTGGGTG CACAAGCACTTCACCGAGGACATCCAGACGCGGCAGTACCGGGCTGTGGAGGTGCTGATCGGCGCCGAGTACGGGCCCCCGGCTGATATCTGGAGCACGGCGTGCATG GCCTTTGAGCTGGCCACTGGTGACTACCTGTTCGAACCACACTCGGGAGAAGACTACAGTCGTGATGAGG ACCACATCGCCCACATCGTGGAGCTGCTAGGAGACATCCCCCCAGCCTTCGCCCTCTCGGGCCGCTATTCCCGGGAGTTCTTCAACCGGAGAG GGGAGCTGCGGCACATCCACAACCTCAAGCACTGGGGTCTGTACGAGGTGCTCATGGAGAAGTATGAGTGGCCCCTGGAGCAGGCCACACAGTTCAGCGCCTTCCTGCTGCCCATGATGGAATACATCCCCGAAAAGCGGGCCAGCGCAGCCGACTGCCTGCAGCACCCTTGGCTCAATCCCTAG
- the SRPK3 gene encoding SRSF protein kinase 3 isoform X1 → MRGLRPGPRGAAARGTGAAGSAARMSASASGGGGGDSDSSSSSQASCGPESSGSELAPAAPAPQMLQGLLGSDDEEQEDPKDYCKGGYYPVKIGDLFNGRYHVVRKLGWGHFSTVWLCWDIQRKRFVALKVVKSAGHYTETAVDEIKLLKCVRDSDPSDPKRETIVQLIDDFRISGVNGVHVCMVLEVLGHQLLKWIIKSNYQGLPVPCVKSIVRQVLHGLDYLHTKCKIIHTDIKPENILLCVGDAYIRRLAAEATEWQQSGAPPPSRSTVSTAPQEVLTGKLSKNKRKKMRRKRKQQKRLLEERLRDLQKLEAMEAAAQAEDSGSRLEAGSGSTSSSGCHPGGAGADPSPASSSPAPGGNRSLSPGSQTSGFSGSLFSPASCSILSGSSNQREAGGLLSPSTPFGASNLLVNPLEPQNADKIKIKIADLGNACWVHKHFTEDIQTRQYRAVEVLIGAEYGPPADIWSTACMAFELATGDYLFEPHSGEDYSRDEDHIAHIVELLGDIPPAFALSGRYSREFFNRRGELRHIHNLKHWGLYEVLMEKYEWPLEQATQFSAFLLPMMEYIPEKRASAADCLQHPWLNP, encoded by the exons ATGCGCGGGCTGCGGCCAGGCCCCAGAGGAGCGGCCGCCCGGGGCACCGGAGCTGCGGGCAGCGCAGCCAGAATGAGCGCCAGCGcaagcggcggcggcggtggcgacagcgacagcagcagcag CTCGCAGGCCTCCTGCGGGCCCGAGTCCTCTGGCTCCGAACTGGCCCCTGCCGCCCCCGCGCCGCAGATGCTGCAGGGGCTGCTGGGCTCCGATGACGAGGAGCAGGAAGACCCCAAGGACTACTGCAAGG GCGGCTACTACCCTGTGAAAATCGGGGACCTGTTCAATGGGCGGTACCACGTGGTGCGCAAGCTGGGCTGGGGCCACTTCTCCACCGTCTGGCTCTGCTGGGACATCCA GCGCAAGCGTTTCGTGGCTCTCAAAGTGGTGAAGAGCGCGGGGCATTACACGGAGACAGCTGTAGATGAGATCAAGCTCCTGAAATGT GTCCGAGACAGTGACCCCAGTGACCCCAAAAGAGAAACCATTGTCCAGCTCATCGATGACTTCAGGATCTCAGGGGTTAATGGAGTCC ATGTGTGCATGGTGTTGGAGGTCCTTGGCCACCAGCTGCTCAAGTGGATCATCAAGTCCAACTACCAGGGCCTGCCCGTGCCCTGTGTGAAGAGCATCGTGAGGCAG GTGCTGCACGGCCTGGATTACCTCCACACCAAGTGCAAGATCATCCACACAGATATCAAGCCCGAGAACATCCTGCTGTGTGTGGGGGATGCCTACATCCGGCGCCTGGCTGCTGAGGCCACAGAGTGGCAACAGTCAGGGGCACCACCCCCATCCCGCTCCACAG TCAGCACCGCCCCCCAGGAGGTCTTG ACGGGGAAGCTGTCTAAAAACAAGAGGAAGAAGATGCGGCGCAAGCGGAAACAGCAGAAGCGGCTGCTGGAGGAGCGGCTGCGTGACCTGCAGAAGCTGGAGGCCATGGAGGCCGCGGCCCAGGCCGAAG ACTCAGGCTCCAGACTTGAGGCGGGTAGCGGCTCCACGTCCTCTTCCGGTTGCCACCCGGGCGGTGCAGGGGCTGACCCCTCACCGGCCTCTTCGTCCCCGGCCCCTGGGGGCAACCGAAGCCTCAGTCCAGGCTCCCAGACCTCAGGCTTCTCCGGCTCCCTCTTCTCCCCCGCCTCGTGCTCCATCCTCTCAGGCTCATCCAACCAGCGGGAGGCCGGCGGCCTCCTCTCCCCCAGCA CACCGTTTGGTGCCTCCAACCTCCTGGTGAACCCCCTAGAGCCCCAAAATGCAGACAAGATCAAGATCAAGATCGCAGACCTGGGCAACGCCTGCTGGGTG CACAAGCACTTCACCGAGGACATCCAGACGCGGCAGTACCGGGCTGTGGAGGTGCTGATCGGCGCCGAGTACGGGCCCCCGGCTGATATCTGGAGCACGGCGTGCATG GCCTTTGAGCTGGCCACTGGTGACTACCTGTTCGAACCACACTCGGGAGAAGACTACAGTCGTGATGAGG ACCACATCGCCCACATCGTGGAGCTGCTAGGAGACATCCCCCCAGCCTTCGCCCTCTCGGGCCGCTATTCCCGGGAGTTCTTCAACCGGAGAG GGGAGCTGCGGCACATCCACAACCTCAAGCACTGGGGTCTGTACGAGGTGCTCATGGAGAAGTATGAGTGGCCCCTGGAGCAGGCCACACAGTTCAGCGCCTTCCTGCTGCCCATGATGGAATACATCCCCGAAAAGCGGGCCAGCGCAGCCGACTGCCTGCAGCACCCTTGGCTCAATCCCTAG